One window from the genome of Paramisgurnus dabryanus chromosome 24, PD_genome_1.1, whole genome shotgun sequence encodes:
- the stk38b gene encoding serine/threonine-protein kinase 38, with amino-acid sequence MATRGHASSSLMSNHTKERVTMAKVTLENFYSNLIAQHEEREMRQQKLEKVMDEEGLPDEEKRMRRSQHARKETEFLRLKRTRLGLDDFESLKVIGRGAFGEVRLVQKKDTGHVYAMKILRKADMLQKEQVGHIRAERDILVQADSLWVVKMFYSFQDKMNLYLLMEFLPGGDMMTLLMKKDTLTEEETQFYVAETVLAIDSIHQMGFIHRDIKPDNVLLDSKGHVKLSDFGLCTGLKKAHRTEFYRNLSHSQSNDLTFQHMNSKRKAETWKRNRRQLAFSTVGTPDYIAPEVFMQTGYNKLCDWWSLGVIMYEMLIGYPPFCSETPQETYKKVMSWKETLVFPPEVPISERAKELILRFCCEADHRIGAAGVEEIKRNAFFEGVDYDHIRERPAAIPIEIKSIDDTSNFDEFPESDILQPTSSPVATNHPESDYKNKDWVFVNYTYKRFEGLTARGAIPSYMKTGKR; translated from the exons ATGGCGACCCGAGGCCACGCCTCCAGCTCATTAATGAGTAATCACACTAAGGAGCGAGTGACCATGGCCAAGGTCACGCTGGAGAACTTCTACAGTAACCTCATAGCCCAGcatgaagagagagagatgag GCAACAAAAGCTGGAGAAGGTTATGGATGAAGAAGGACTGCCTGATGAAGAG AAACGCATGCGACGTTCACAACACGCTCGTAAAGAGACAGAGTTTCTCAGACTAAAGAGAACTAGACTGGGTTTGGATGACTTTGAATCTCTGAAGGTGATTGGACGAGGAGCGTTCGGAGAG GTACGTTTGGTCCAGAAGAAGGACACAGGCCACGTTTACGCCATGAAGATTCTTCGTAAAGCCGACATGCTGCAGAAGGAGCAG gtGGGCCACATCCGTGCAGAGCGAGACATCCTGGTGCAGGCAGACAGCTTGTGGGTGGTGAAAATGTTCTACAGCTTTCAGGATAAAATGAATCTCTATTTACTGATGGAGTTTCTGCCTGGAG GTGACATGATGACTTTGCTGATGAAGAAAGACACCCTGACTGAAGAGGAGACACAGTTTTATGTGGCTGAGACCGTTCTGGCTATAGATTCCATCCATCAGATGGGCTTCATACACCGAGACATCAAACCAGACAACGTCCTGTTGGACTCAAAG GGTCATGTCAAGCTGTCTGATTTTGGTTTGTGCACGGGACTCAAAAAAGCTCATCGGACCGAATTCTACCGGAACCTAAGTCACAGCCAATCCAATGACCTGA CGTTCCAACATATGAACTCAAAGAGAAAAGCGGAGACCTGGAAGAGAAACAGGAGACAGCTG GCCTTCTCCACCGTGGGAACGCCAGACTACATTGCACCTGAGGTCTTCATGCAGACCGGCTATAATAAACTCTGTGATTGGTGGAGCCTCGGCGTCATTATGTACGAGATGTTGATCG GTTATCCTCCGTTCTGCTCAGAAACTCCTCAGGAGACTTACAAAAAGGTGATGAGCTGGAAGGAGACACTGGTGTTTCCTCCCGAGGTACCGATCTCAGAGCGAGCTAAAGAACTCATCCTCAGGTTCTGCTGCGAAGCCGATCATCGCATCGGAGCCGCCGGCGTGGAGGAGATCAAGAGAAACGCTTTCTTTGAAGGGGTGGACTACGATCACATCAG AGAGAGACCTGCTGCCATCCCTATTGAAATCAAAAGCATTGATGACACATCAAACTTTGACGAGTTTCCAGAGTCTGATATCCTACAGCCAACAA GTTCACCGGTGGCCACCAATCATCCTGAGTCTGattataaaaacaaagactGGGTTTTTGTTAACTACACCTATAAACGCTTTGAAGGTTTGACAGCCAGAGGAGCGATTCCATCATACATGAAGACTGGGAAACGATGA
- the kctd20 gene encoding BTB/POZ domain-containing protein KCTD20, with the protein MSAGAEGGAEAAKEVRPTQPRPLSHDRVTLVVDGTHFVVDPAVFTAYPDTVLGRMFGRARQHSFTRPNSKGEYEIAEGIGANIFRVILDYYRVGVLQCPEGVSVAELREACDYLCINFDYNTVRCRDLSALLHELSNDGARRQFEAFLEEHLVPAMVSSAQEGERECRIVVLMDDDTVDWDRDNPPPMGEENSQILYSTKLFRFFKFIENRDVAKALLKERGLKNIRIGIEGYPTCKEKVKRRSGGKSEVIYSYVQRPFIQLSWEKEEGKSRHVDFQCVRSRSVPNLITAVGEGPTWPGATPTPQVDELDRLNGPPLEVLQQ; encoded by the exons ATGTCAGCAGGAGCGGAGGGCGGGGCTGAGGCCGCCAAAGAGGTGCGGCCTACACAGCCACGCCCATTATCACATGACCGGGTCACACTAGTGGTTGATGGGACTCATTTTGTGGTAGATCCTGCAGTATTCACCGCTTACCCGGATACAGTGTTGGGAAG AATGTTCGGTCGAGCGCGTCAGCACAGCTTCACACGACCCAACTCTAAAGGTGAATACGAGATCGCAGAGGGTATCGGTGCAAACATCTTCAGAGTCATTCTG GATTATTATCGGGTCGGTGTGCTGCAGTGTCCCGAGGGCGTATCTGTGGCCGAACTTCGTGAAGCCTGCGATTATCTGTGTATCAACTTTGATTACAACACCGTCAGATGCCGAGACCTCA GTGCTCTGCTGCATGAGCTGTCCAATGACGGTGCTCGCCGTCAATTCGAGGCGTTCCTGGAAGAGCATCTGGTTCCAGCGATGGTATCAAGCGCTCAGGAGGGCGAGAGAGAGTGTCGTATCGTGGTTCTCATGGATGATGATACCGTAGACTGGGATCGTGACAATCCTCCACCAATGGGAGAGGAAAATTCCCAGA TCTTATACAGCACCAAACTCTTCCGTTTCTTCAAGTTCATCGAGAACAGAGATGTAGCAAAAGCTCTGCTGAAGGAGCGAGGCCTTAAAAACATACGGATCGGCATCGAGG GTTACCCCACCTGCAAGGAGAAAGTGAAGCGGCGTTCGGGTGGAAAGTCGGAGGTCATCTACAGCTACGTCCAGCGACCGTTCATCCAGCTGTCCTGGGAAAAAGAGGAAGGAAAAAGCAGACACGTGGATTTCCAGTGCGTACGCAGCAGGAGCGTTCCAAACCTCATCACTGCCGTGGGGGAGGGGCCTACTTGGCCTGGGGCCACGCCCACTCCACAGGTGGATGAGTTGGATCGCCTGAATGGTCCGCCCCTTGAGGTGCTTCAGCAGTGA